A single genomic interval of Amblyomma americanum isolate KBUSLIRL-KWMA chromosome 11, ASM5285725v1, whole genome shotgun sequence harbors:
- the Abcd3 gene encoding ATP binding cassette subfamily D member Pmp70, translated as MAAAWSKLLDQRRPALVAGTVALIYLWSHFRFLRKQKRSRELAAAALVFDKKDAKKEKAHVDREFFRQLGSLLKVVIPGVFTPEFGYMLLVASSLIGRTLCDIWLIRNGTIIERAIISRNTSLFRETLQAFIFTMPMLSMVNNLLKYGLSELRLRFRSRLHHALYKEYLSGITYYRMSNLDNRIANPDQLLTQDVEKFCGCLTDLYSNLSKPLLDIVLYVRWLSVAIGQEAPGAMLLYLLFAGVILTRMRRPVGRMTIEEQKLEGELRYVNSRLITNSEEIAFYQGNERERRTLDNSFRRLVQHLRDFLEYRFTLGIVDDIVAKYLATVVGYLLISRPFMAGQRMQLDHNLRLEEYYKSGRMLVKLAESVGRVVLAGREMTRLAGFTARVSQLRHVLHDLARGHYVRSMLAVPAEEASESSDTSKPRRRMELVPGAGRMITRDNVIRFQNVPLVTPNGDVLVDDLSIEVRSGVNVLVCGPNGCGKSSLFRILGELWPMFGGTLVKPAKEKLFYIPQRPYMTLGTLRDQVIYPDTHLDMLRKGVTDEQLARFLHLVQLDYMLERERGWDTIQDWMDILSGGEKQRIAMARLFYRQPQFAILDECTSAVSVDVEGSMYQYCRQAGITLFTVSHRKSLWKYHEYCLYMDGRGSYEFKPITPDTQEFGS; from the exons ATGGCGGCCGCCTGGAGCAAGCTGCTCGACCAAAGGCGGCCAGCCCTGGTCGCCGGCACTGTGGCCCTCATTTACTTGTGGTCCCACTTCAGGTTCCTCAGGAAGCAGAAGAG GAGCCGGGAGCTTGCGGCAGCGGCGTTGGTTTTCGACAAG AAAGATGCCAAGAAGGAGAAGGCGCACGTGGACCGCGAGTTCTTCAG GCAACTGGGCAGCCTGCTCAAGGTTGTCATCCCCGGGGTCTTCACTCCAGAG TTTGGCTACATGCTTCTGGTGGCCAGCTCGCTGATTGGCCGGACGCTGTGTGACATCTGGCTGATCCGCAATGGCACCATCATTGAGCGGGCCATCATCTCCCGGAACACATCACTCTTCAGGGAGACGCTGCAGGCATTCATCTTCACCATGCCCATG TTGTCCATGGTGAACAACCTCCTGAAG TATGGGCTGAGCGAGCTTCGACTGCGGTTCCGCTCTCGGCTGCACCACGCCCTGTACAAGGAGTACCTGAGCGGAATTACCTACTACCGCATGAGCAACCTCGACAACCGCATTGCCAACCCAGACCAGCTGCTGACGCAG GACGTGGAGAAGTTCTGCGGCTGCCTGACTGACCTGTACTCGAATCTGAGCAAGCCGCTGCTGGACATTGTGCTGTACGTGCGGTGGCTGTCGGTAGCCATCGGCCAGGAGGCACCGGGGGCCATGCTGCTGTACCTGCTGTTCGCCGGGGTCATCCTGACACGCATGCGGCGGCCCGTGGGCCGCATGACCATCGAGGAACAGAAGCTCGAGGGCGAGCTGCGATACGTCAACTCGCGCCTCATCACCAATAG TGAGGAGATTGCCTTCTACCAGGGTAATGAGCGGGAACGAAGGACGCTGGACAACTCATTCCGCCGACTTGTGCAGCATCTGCGGGACTTCCTCGAGTACCGCTTCACCCTGGGCATTGTTGACGACATTGTTGCAAAAT ACCTGGCGACGGTGGTGGGCTACTTGCTCATCAGCCGTCCGTTCATGGCGGGTCAGCGAATGCAGCTGGACCACAACCTGCGTCTGGAAGAGTACTACAAGAGCGGTCGCATGCTGGTCAAGCTCGCCGAGTCGGTGGGCCGGGTGGTGCTGGCCGGCCGTGAGATGACCCGCCTGGCCGGCTTCACCGCTCGTGTGTCCCAGCTGCGCCATGTGCTGCACGACCTGGCCCGGGGACACTATGTCCGCTCCATGCTCGCGGTGCCCGCAGAG GAAGCCAGCGAATCCAGTGACACATCTAAGCCTCGGCGTCGCATGGAGCTGGTGCCGGGTGCTGGTCGCATGATCACACGTGACAACGTCATCCG TTTCCAGAATGTGCCTCTGGTGACGCCCAATGGAGACGTGCTGGTTGACGACCTGTCCATCGAAGTCAGGTCTGGCGTCAACGTGCTCGTCTGTGGTCCCAATGGCTGTGGAAAGAGCTCCCTATTCCGCATCCTCGGAGAG CTGTGGCCCATGTTTGGTGGCACGCTGGTGAAGCCTGCCAAGGAGAAGCTGTTCTACATCCCCCAGCGGCCCTACATGACACTGGGGACCCTCAGAGATCAG GTGATCTACCCTGACACGCACCTGGACATGCTGCGCAAGGGTGTGACGGACGAGCAGCTGGCCCGCTTCCTGCACCTGGTGCAGCTGGACTACATGCTGGAGCGTGAGCGTGGCTGGGACACCATCCAGGACTGGATGGACATCCTCAGCGGCGGAGAGAAGCAGCGTATTGCG ATGGCCCGGCTATTCTACCGGCAGCCGCAGTTTGCCATCCTGGACGAGTGCACGAGTGCGGTGAGCGTGGACGTGGAGGGCTCCATGTACCAGTATTGCCGACAGGCCGGCATCACCCTCTTCACAGTGTCACACCGCAAGTCCCTGTGGAAGTACCACGAG tactGCCTGTACATGGACGGACGGGGAAGCTACGAGTTCAAGCCCATCACCCCAGACACGCAGGAGTTTGGCTCCTAG
- the Calr gene encoding calreticulin, with product MRLLCILLPIVGLVAADPTVYFKEEFNDGDGWKSRWVESTKGDNLGKFVLSAGKFYGDAEKSKGLQTSEDARFYGISSKFEPFSNEGKTLVVQFTVKHEQNIDCGGGYVKLFDCSLDQTQMHGESPYKIMFGPDICGPGTKKVHVIFNYKGKNHLINKEIRCKDDVFTHLYTLIVKPDNTYVVKIDNEVAEKGELESDWSFLPPKKIKDPEAKKPEDWDDRAKIDDPEDKKPEDWDKPEYIPDPDATKPEDWDDDMDGEWEPPQINNPEYKGEWKPKQIDNPAYKGAWVHPEIDNPEYTADPKLYHFPELCTIGFDLWQVKSGTIFDNLLITDDEEYARVHGEETWAALKDEEKKMKEKQEEEEDAKSKKEDDAKDEDEFEDEEKEEDKKEDEETTAAPEDDDHKHEEL from the exons ATGCGGCTTCTCTGCATTTTGCTGCCCATTGTGGGCTTAGTAGCAGCCGATCCCACCGTTTACTTCAAAGAAGAGTTCAACGATGGAG ACGGCTGGAAGAGCCGGTGGGTCGAGTCTACGAAGGGCGACAACCTGGGCAAGTTTGTGCTGTCCGCGGGCAAGTTCTACGGTGACGCTGAGAAGAGCAAGGGTCTGCAGACGTCCGAAGATGCACGGTTCTACGGCATCTCCTCCAAGTTCGAGCCCTTCTCCAACGAGGGCAAGACGCTGGTGGTGCAGTTCACCGTCAAGCACGAGCAGAACATTGACTGCGGCGGCGGCTACGTGAAGCTCTTCGACTGCAGCCTGGACCAGACGCAGATGCACGGCGAGTCCCCGTACAAGATCATGTTCGGCCCGGACATCTGCGGGCCCGGCACCAAGAAGGTCCACGTCATTTTCAACTACAAGGGCAAGAACCACCTCATCAACAAGGAGATCCGCTGCAAGGACGACGTGTTCACCCACCTGTACACGCTGATCGTGAAGCCCGACAACACGTACGTGGTCAAGATCGACAACGAGGTCGCCGAGAAGGGCGAGCTCGAGAGCGACTGGTCCTTCCTGCCCCCCAAGAAGATCAAGGACCCCGAGGCCAAGAAGCCCGAGGACTGGGACGACCGCGCCAAGATCGACGACCCGGAGGACAAGAAGCCCGAGGACTGGGACAAGCCCGAGTACATCCCGGACCCGGACGCCACCAAGCCCGAGGACTGGGACGACGACATGGACGGCGAGTGGGAGCCCCCGCAGATCAACAACCCCGAGTACAAGGGTGAGTGGAAACCCAAGCAGATCGACAACCCGGCCTACAAGGGCGCCTGGGTGCACCCCGAGATCGACAACCCCGAGTACACGGCGGACCCCAAGCTGTACCACTTCCCCGAGCTGTGCACCATCGGCTTCGACCTGTGGCAGGTGAAGTCTGGCACCATCTTCGACAACCTGCTCATCACCGACGACGAGGAGTACGCGCGCGTGCACGGCGAGGAGACGTGGGCCGCCCTCAAGGACGAGGAGAAGAAGATGAAGGAGAagcaggaggaggaagaggacgCCAAGAGCAAGAAGGAGGACGACGCCAAGGACGAGGACGAGTTCGAAGACGAAGAGAAGGAAGAGGACAAGAAGGAAGACGAGGAGACCACCGCGGCGCCCGAGGACGACGACCACAAGCACGAGGAACTGTGA